The window AAACACTTTCTTAAACTTTTTTTTCGATGTTTTTCGCCGCTCTTCGCGACTTCTTTATCTTAACATCTTTGTCGAATAATGTCAAATACTTTTTTTATTTTTTTGACATTTCTTTTGTCGTTCTTGACGACTTACTTATAATATCATCTGTATTTTAAATCGTCAATATTAATTTTTAATTTTTTTTGTAAATTAAATAAAAATAAAGAGAGGATAACTATCCTCTCTCTTTACTCTACTTCATTAATATAAGATAACAATTTCTCGGCTGCTTTTGCTGGACCACTATGTTCCTGTCCTTCAACCGCTAATCTAGTTCGCAATTGTCCAACTTTAATATTATTTTTAAATAAAGCCTCAAAGTATTTATCAATTAATAGATCGGTTTGTTCTTTTAACTGAACAGGACCAAATGGGTTTGCAAAATATGATTCGACGAGTCCAGTTTCTGTAGTAGTTCCTTTTGCCTTACGTGCTCCACGAACAAAGACTTCTTTTGCTTCATTAACATCATTAAAGAATTCAAACTCATCTCCGTTTTCTTCATAGTTGTTCGCATATAAGAACATATCAATTGGGCGTCCTGTTGTAATTTCTTTATATGTTGCAACTGGGATTACAATACGGGCATTTGTTTTATCTGGATTCATAAAGATACTGCGATCAATTGTACGATAAGCATATCCTGTATCTAAGTCGTCTAATCGAACAAAGGCTCCGATTTCAGTTCCATATGCGCGAATCTCTCCATTTTCTAATGCCAATGTTCCCATATCATCAAAGATTGTTTTCATATCTTTGATTTCATCTTCAGCAATCATACGTACAGCTTCTAATGTTTCTGATTTTCCTGCTCCGCTATCCCCGATGATGACAATGTTACTGTGTTTTCCATTTTTTAATGTTAATTCAATCATGGCTCCATGTAACGGAAGTTTGTTTTCATTAATCATTTTGACATTATATAATGTTAAAATCATTTTTTTCATATATCCGAAGTAATCATGCTCTTCACTGTATGAGGCATAACCAATCATAATATCATGTTCTTTATCTTGATAAAAAACAGCTCGATCTTCTTTATCTTTATTTCCAAAAACATAAATTAAATCTGGTTTTTTATTTTTACATTCTTCTAAGTCTGCTAATTCAAATAAGTTACACATCGTAACGCCTTGTGCCATAAAGTCACGATGGAAATATACATACGCTAACGCTGTTCCTACTTTTGCGGCGTAAACAAACCAGTTATTTGGGTCTAGATACAGTCCATCTAATGGATTTTCAAACACTTCTTCAAAAATTCCGTCTCGTTTTGTTCGTTTTGGATAAGTAATAAACGGTGGCATGAGAACAATGGATTCAATGAAGGCTGGATAACGTAACCCCATGTACTGCATTGGAATGTCCCATTTGATTTCATTTAGAACTAGACCGGCATTCGCCCCTACGATTAACTGACGATAAACATTTTGATGATGACCTAATAGTCGTTCTTCAATCGTACGATATACTCTTAACACTAAATTAGTAAATGAGTTGTTAGCCTCAATAAATTTAATTTTTTGAATCCCTGTTCCTTCTTCACTATTGTAAATGACACTGTATCGTTCTAAGCGACGCCAATAATCATAAAGTTCTTCAATGAGTTCAATTAATGCATCTTTGTGCTGTAACAAAACAATAAATGAACGATTCATTTGCATCACTTCATCTAGCTCTAATACTAATAACAACTTAAATAATGAAATTAATTCAGTAGCAATTTGATCTTCACCACATACATAAACTAATTGTTCATAAATTGGTGATTCTTTTTTCTTTAATTTTTTTAAAAAACGAGTTAGCACTCGCTCAAATCCTTGACTATTTAATAACTCATCTTCTGTATTACAATAATGAGCAGAAAAGTTAATAACAGCCGTGTTACGCTCTAATTCAAACTGTGGTTTCATTATGTTAGCCCCCTATCTTTCGTTTACTTTTTGCACTCTGGAAGAACTTCCTGAATGTACTCTATAAGTAAATCGATTTCCTTATTTGTAATTTCTCCAATAATCCCGATGCGTAGCATCTTTCCAGCATACTGGTTCATACCACCCGCTACTGTGAAGTTATATCGTTCATCGATGAGTGCTGTTAATTTACTTCCATCAATCTCGTCTGGAACAATCACAGGCACTAGTACATTTCCGCGAATGGATTCGTCCTCAATGAACAACGTAAATCCTAAATCTTTAAATTTTTCCTCTGCATATTTGCGAATAAATTGTTTATCCTCAATAACCTTTGTTAATCCCTTATTAAGTAACTGTTTTAATGCCACCTGTAAAGCAAGAACAATCGAAATAGCCGGTGTAAATGGTTGTTCTGATTTATTATTAAAATAGTTAAGATATTTACGATAGTCCCAATAGTATTTTGGAATGTTTGAATGTTCTAATGCTACTTTTGCTTTATCACTTAAAGCAACAAAACTAAGTCCTGGTGGTAATAAAAATCCTTTTTGACTACTTGCAACGGCACAATCAACGCCCCATTCATCAAAATGAAAGTCTTGAACAACCATACCACTAATACAATCAGCGATTAATAAGCGATCGGTCTGTTTGGTTAAACGACCTAGTGGTTCTAGATGATTGACAACACCTGTCGCAGTTTCATGATAAGTCACAAAAATTCCTTTAATTGATGGGTAGTCTTCTAACATCTTTTCAATCTCTTTAATGTTATAAGTGTTCCCCCACTCATAACTTAACTCATGTACTTTAAGTCCATAAACTTTGCAAATTTCAATAAATCTTTCTCCAAACCAACCTGTGTTAATGACTAAGACTTCATCATTAGTTGAGAACAAGTTAACAACGGTTGATTCCATTGATCCAGTTCCTGATGATGTTAAGATAAGTACATCATTTTTCGTATCAAAAATACATTTTAAATCTTCATTCACTTCTTTTAGTAGTTTATGATAATCTGCCATTCTGTGATGAATTAAATCTTGTCCAAGCACATGTCTAATTTCTTCAGGGACATTTGTAGGACCAGGTGTAAATAAAACCTTATTCATATGTTTCACCCACTTCTTAAAAATAATATTACCTATTATATAACATACCCGTTTTTCCTTAATTTGTCATTCTTTTATTTATTTTTATAGCATAAAAGGAGATAGACGACTATCTCCTTTTATCATCTTCTTAAAGACTTAAAGCCTTCTTAGCAATATCTGTTCGATAAAATAAGTCCTCGCACTCAATCTTTTGAATTTCTTTATATACTTTTTGACGCGCAGCTTCTAATGTCTCTCCCGCTCCAACAACAAATAAGACGCGTCCACCATTTAATGTGATTTTTCCGTCTACTAATTTCGTTCCCATGTGACAAATATCCACACCTTCTAATGTCTCAAGTCCTTTAATAACCGTTCCTTTAACATATGAACCCGGATATCCTTTAGCAGCCAAAACAACACCTACAGTTGCTTGATTCGACCAAACGCAGTCAATATCTTTTCCATCAAGTAAAGATAACATAATATCTGTTAACTCCGTTTCCAAACGTGGTAATAATACCTCTGTCTCAGGATCTCCAAAACGTGCGTTAAATTCAATGACTTTAATTCCATTCGCTGTTTTCATTAATCCTGCATATAAAATTCCTGTAAACGGAATTCCTTCTTTAATCATCGCCTTTGTCATAGGTTCAATAACGGTTTGAATAGCTTCTTCATAATCCGTATCTAAAATTAATGGATGTGGACTATGATTTCCCATTCCTCCTGTATTTAACCCTTCATCGTTATCATAAGCTCGTTTATAATCGCGTGCAATTGGCATAGCTTTATAGATGTCATTTGAAACAAAGGCCATGAGTGAAAATTCTTCACCAACTAAAAATTCCTCAATCACTACTTTTGAAGAGGCTTCATCAAACTTGCGATCTAACAACATTTCTTTTACTGTTTGATTCGCTTCTTCTAATGTTTGACAAATAACAACTCCTTTTCCAGCAGCTAATCCATCCGCTTTAATCACGATCGGCATCGATTGAGTTTTTAGATAATCTAAAGCGGGTTGCAATTCAGTAAATTCACCATATGCTGCGGTTGGAATATCGTACTTTGACATCATATACTTAGCAAATGCTTTACTTCCCTCAATAAGTGCAGCTTCTTTAGTCGGTCCAAACACACGTAACCCTAACTCATTAAATTCATTAACCACTCCAGCCATTAG of the Turicibacter sp. TJ11 genome contains:
- a CDS encoding phosphoenolpyruvate carboxykinase, producing MKPQFELERNTAVINFSAHYCNTEDELLNSQGFERVLTRFLKKLKKKESPIYEQLVYVCGEDQIATELISLFKLLLVLELDEVMQMNRSFIVLLQHKDALIELIEELYDYWRRLERYSVIYNSEEGTGIQKIKFIEANNSFTNLVLRVYRTIEERLLGHHQNVYRQLIVGANAGLVLNEIKWDIPMQYMGLRYPAFIESIVLMPPFITYPKRTKRDGIFEEVFENPLDGLYLDPNNWFVYAAKVGTALAYVYFHRDFMAQGVTMCNLFELADLEECKNKKPDLIYVFGNKDKEDRAVFYQDKEHDIMIGYASYSEEHDYFGYMKKMILTLYNVKMINENKLPLHGAMIELTLKNGKHSNIVIIGDSGAGKSETLEAVRMIAEDEIKDMKTIFDDMGTLALENGEIRAYGTEIGAFVRLDDLDTGYAYRTIDRSIFMNPDKTNARIVIPVATYKEITTGRPIDMFLYANNYEENGDEFEFFNDVNEAKEVFVRGARKAKGTTTETGLVESYFANPFGPVQLKEQTDLLIDKYFEALFKNNIKVGQLRTRLAVEGQEHSGPAKAAEKLLSYINEVE
- a CDS encoding alanine--glyoxylate aminotransferase family protein, whose protein sequence is MNKVLFTPGPTNVPEEIRHVLGQDLIHHRMADYHKLLKEVNEDLKCIFDTKNDVLILTSSGTGSMESTVVNLFSTNDEVLVINTGWFGERFIEICKVYGLKVHELSYEWGNTYNIKEIEKMLEDYPSIKGIFVTYHETATGVVNHLEPLGRLTKQTDRLLIADCISGMVVQDFHFDEWGVDCAVASSQKGFLLPPGLSFVALSDKAKVALEHSNIPKYYWDYRKYLNYFNNKSEQPFTPAISIVLALQVALKQLLNKGLTKVIEDKQFIRKYAEEKFKDLGFTLFIEDESIRGNVLVPVIVPDEIDGSKLTALIDERYNFTVAGGMNQYAGKMLRIGIIGEITNKEIDLLIEYIQEVLPECKK
- the purD gene encoding phosphoribosylamine--glycine ligase — its product is MKVLVIGRGGREHAVVKKLARDTKVTQIFCAPGNDGMVEATLVPIEETDVKALAHFAQENQIDLTIVGPEMALMAGVVNEFNELGLRVFGPTKEAALIEGSKAFAKYMMSKYDIPTAAYGEFTELQPALDYLKTQSMPIVIKADGLAAGKGVVICQTLEEANQTVKEMLLDRKFDEASSKVVIEEFLVGEEFSLMAFVSNDIYKAMPIARDYKRAYDNDEGLNTGGMGNHSPHPLILDTDYEEAIQTVIEPMTKAMIKEGIPFTGILYAGLMKTANGIKVIEFNARFGDPETEVLLPRLETELTDIMLSLLDGKDIDCVWSNQATVGVVLAAKGYPGSYVKGTVIKGLETLEGVDICHMGTKLVDGKITLNGGRVLFVVGAGETLEAARQKVYKEIQKIECEDLFYRTDIAKKALSL